In Argiope bruennichi chromosome X1, qqArgBrue1.1, whole genome shotgun sequence, a single window of DNA contains:
- the LOC129958751 gene encoding uncharacterized protein LOC129958751: protein MYSMIHDSEEEDCIPFYEIDYTTSWFRAVDLYDGRPHLKKELTMNTVLKLDLKREDYDFLFQIIAYCKSIQLFFAPVSVIKSSIPPVTLTFFPNSKSNANEKKQKKEDKEAEEKRKKEEFECFYALQCILTHSFEINDQLVFRKESDLAKLFVQEKSKENPTALSRALYQIYDSIIKRNVVMFMESLKYLYDCFKKEEPKTVIDDFFSRNQSHLLLIKRAILTPTHVVLLPPQPTLKSRALRDCEFDYSLRLSIKDVNIDFIHFSVKAFGTDSMERQRNFFDTYYRSTLLKGFSIGKRKYKYVGSSTSQLKGHGLWFYAQDSKGRTSEDLRKQFGSLEKIRLVPKYMARMGQTFSQSMGHIRVPQDWTNVKNPDDDIEGGVITEFLTIYEQKQKKKFLQVEPDNEDVEVEDKVEENPTENVDRYNFSDGIGRISPELADEVYKELDVLDQRPSAMQIRYAGCKGMLVVDPTLEGKVIKFRKSMKKFDSDNDSLEILKFSEKRIFHFRINVSSHSWKSVSLPL, encoded by the exons ATGTATTCTATGATCCATGATAGTGAAGAGGAAGATTGTATACCTTTTTATGAAATTGACTATACTACTTCTTGGTTCAGAGCTGTTGATCTCTATGATGGTCGTCCTCATCTGAAAAAAGAACTCACTATGAATACTGTTCTAAAACTTGATCTTAAGAGAGaagattatgattttttatttcaaataatagcaTACTGCAAAAGCATTCAACTCTTTTTTGCTCCAGTCTCTGTTATTAAGAGCTCAATTCCTCCTGTAACATTAACATTTTTCCCGAATTCAAAATCTAATGCAAATGAAAAGAAGCAgaaaaaagaagataaagaagcagaagaaaagaggaaaaaagaagAGTTTGAGTGTTTTTATGCTTTACAGTGCATCCTGACtcacagttttgaaataaatgatcaaCTTGTCTTTAGGAAAGAAAGTGACCTTGCCAAATTATTTGTgcaagaaaaaagtaaagaaaatcctACTGCATTAAGTCGTGCACTCTATCAGATTTATGattctattattaaaagaaatgtagtAATGTTTATGGAATCTCTGAAATATTTgtatgattgttttaaaaaagaagaaccTAAAACagttattgatgattttttttctaggaaTCAAAgccatttgcttttaattaaacgAGCTATTCTTACACCAACTCATGTTGTTCTGTTACCACCTCAACCAACTTTAAAAAGTCGAGCTTTACGAGATTGTGAATTTGATTACTCTTTGAGACTATCAATTAAGGATGTGAATATAGACTTCATTCATTTTTCTGTCAAAGCTTTTGGTACTGATTCCATGGAACGTCAGCGTAATTTTTTCGATACTTATTACAGAAGTACTTTGCTTAAAGGATTCAGTATAGGTAAACGCAAATACAAATATGTTGGGAGTTCAACTAGTCAGTTGAAAGGTCATGGTTTGTGGTTTTATGCTCAAGATAGTAAAGGCAGGACATCTGAGGACTTAAGAAAACAGTTTGGGTCATTAGAGAAAATCCGCCTGGTGCCAAAGTATATGGCTCGTATGGGACAAACATTCTCCCAGTCTATGGGACATATTCGAGTCCCACAAGATTGGACTAATGTAAAAAATCCGGATGATGACATTGAAGGAGGTGTCATCactgaatttcttacaatttatgaacaaaaacagaaaaaaaagtttctccaAGTAGAGCCAGATAATGAAGATGTTGAAGTAGAGGACAAAGTTGAGGAAAATCCAACTGAGAACGTTGACCGCTATAATTTTTCTGATGGCATTGGTAGAATATCACCTGAGCTTGCTGATGAG GTGTACAAAGAGTTAGATGTACTTGATCAAAGACCATCAGCTATGCAAATCCGGTATGCAGGCTGCAAAGGTATGCTGGTTGTTGATCCTACACTTGAAGggaaagttattaaatttcgCAAAAGTATGAAGAAATTTGATTCAGATAATGACTCTttggaaattctgaaatttagtGAGAAAC